Within the Miscanthus floridulus cultivar M001 chromosome 2, ASM1932011v1, whole genome shotgun sequence genome, the region GAATTGTGAACCCTAGCCCATACATGGCGTATGTACAGGTATACATAGAAGCATGAAGTACGACCTATTTGAACATTGTTATGTGCACCGATTTGCCTTTGAGGTTCTAATCAACACCCTTTGACTGTCTATTTAGGCAAGAGGATGTGTGTTGGTTGCATCTAGTCCTGAAATTCTTACACGAGTCAGTAAGGTATATGAATTTTGGACCTTTTATGGCTATTCATTAGATTTCAAAATTGTCCTCTCGCTAATATGCACATCTTTTAAAATTTTCAGGGGAAAATTATTAATCGACCACTTGCTGGAACTGTTCGAAGGGGCAAAACAGAGAAGGAAGATCAAATGCAAGAGCAACAATTATTAAGTGATGAAAAACAGTGTGCCGAGCACATAATGCTTGTAGACTTAGGAAGGAATGATGTTGGCAAGGTATGTATTTCTTTTGCCTTGTTATTATAAGAAGCCCATAATATCTACTACATTGCATTCTGACATAATGACAAtgctattttgtttttgtttcttttgaatTATTTTCTGTTGTTAACTCACATTCTGACATAATAGCGATGCCATAAGAATGGCTAGTATGCAATTCTATCCATTCTTTAGAAGTTATGAAAATGAATGTTTACTGCTTTGTTGCTCTTAAATAGTGATTGTATTGGATGCTTTTCTGATGACTATGGCTTAATAGGTCTCCAAACCTGGATCAGTAAAGGTGGAGAAGTTGATGAACATTGAGCGATACTCCCATGTTATGCACATCAGCTCAACGGTTAGGCTGTTCTTATGTTATGTAATAAAGTTCTTATAATATATCAAATTCtatgctttggaaatttatacATGCTTGATAATTACAAATAATCACCTTCATTGAACTTGATGTAGCATGTTTCGTGTGGCAATAATATTTAATTAGATTAAGGGTTTAGCTCAAATATACAATAAAACATTAATTTATCATGATTTGAGTAATACTCTTTATTTGGCACTCAGGAATAGCCTACAATTGGGTTTTAGCttgaaaatacaaaaaaaaatgttATACAACTCACCAAGCTACATGCAATGTTGTTTCTAATTATCTTGTTTGGCTTATTGTATGAGCACCTTCTGATTGTGCACTTTTGTCACCTTTTTGTTTGTCTCCCATCGTATTTAACATGCATAAGAGATTTTGGTTATTAGTGTATATGGTGAAAGATAGGCTTTGGAAAATATTGTAATgtaatgcaaaaaaaaaagagtaacGTCTAGTTGAATGCTTGCAGGTCAGTGGACAGTTGGATGATCATCTCCAGAGCTGGGATGCCCTGAGAGCTGCATTGCCTGTTGGAACAGTCAGTGGTGCTCCAAAGGTGAAGTTTCCCTTCCAATATTCTTATTTGTATAATAATTTGCTATGCAACTCATATATATTTTTGTGTGACATGTCTGCCAAATTTTCTGCCTCTTGATATATGTTTAAACTTAATTCAGACAATGTCGGCTTAACATGTCATCAGCGGTTTGAGCAATTTTATTATAATTTGGCATGTGTCTGATCTAGGTTCTTAATCTATCTGCTCTAATTGCAAAGCAGTGACGTTTGGTAGATCTATCTGGCTATGTTGCTCGGTTTAGCGGTTGGCATCTTTTTACTATTCTAAAACCATCGCAATTCTACAGCttctttttaaaaaaagtttATTATCCTCTTTCTAATAATTGTTATTTAAAGAGTTCATTTCTCTTTCAAATAATTGTTGCTTAAAGAAAATCTATTTATGTGACCAGGTAAAAGCCATGGAGTTGATAGATAAGTTGGAAGTTACAAGGCGAGGACCATATAGTGGTGGTCTAGGAGGAATATCGTTTGATGGCGATATGCAAATTGCACTTTCTCTGCGCACCATGGTATTCTCAACAGCGCCAAGCCACAACACGATGTACTCATACAAAGATGCAGATAGGCGCCGGGAGTGGGTTGCTCATCTCCAGGCTGGTGCAGGCATTGTTGCCGACAGTAGCCCAGATGATGAACAACGTGAATGCGAGAATAAGGCTGCAGCACTAGCTCGGGCCATCGATCTTGCAGAGTCAGCTTTTGTAGACAAAGAATAGTGTGCTATGAGAATTGCTTGTTAGTTCTTGTTCATGTTTCTTTACCCACTTTCCATTAAGAAAGATGTCATTAGTGGGTGGAAAAGAGCAATAAGGCTATGTTCTCTAAGGAAATGAAGTATGGGAATTGTGGTTATGGCCTTTGAATGTCGTCTGTTCAGTACGAAGCAGATTTCCTCCCTTACCTTAGAAGTATGCAAGTGTCTTGTCAGATAAGGTAGGCTTAGTAGAGTAGTATAGACTCTTAATATAACTCCTGTGGCCCTCTTTGTTGCATATATTACATTCATTGTATTACTAGTATTGTTGCCAGAAACAAGCATGTGCAATTGCAACTCAATGTTGAACAGTATGTTGTAAAAAAAATGTCGAATACTATAACCTGCCAAACGTATTTATTACTAAATGTGTCCAATATATATACAACTTAATGCCTAACATAACTGTCCTTGTATACCCTCGGTGTCCTAGAAAGACTTTTTTTTCTAAACAAAGGTGTGAGCTCTGCTATAGATTAAAGTTAGAGAGGAGTTTTCATCGACAGAAGCAGGCCTCATGAGGGGAACACCATGACAAAAAGGTGATTAAGGGACTAACATGAGCAGACATCAAGCGGAGAGACGAATTTTGAagttttcttcaattccttccATAAGTTAAAGAGAGCATCGATGACAGCGGCATTCATTTTTTTTTAGGAAAGGACTGCTGCAGACAGTATGGCTAACGAAGAGCATCACGGGTCGTTAAAAGCATGAAGGAAAACATTAATACTGTTAGAACTATTATGCAGGAGGCGATCGTGTTCAGAGAGATGAATGAAGATAAACTATGATCGTACTTTTAAGCCTATAGTCTAAAAAATGTATGGAACATTAACATATTGTGCATAGTAGCTGTTCTTCACAACTTTCTTGCTCATACTCCGAGCACAATTTTTGAATTTTCGAATACACTAGTGTTGTACTCTTGCAATGTGTCCCTACAACAGGCTTTAATAAAGAACATAAAAGCAATTGTCAAATTGAACTACAATTCCTCCtttgcaaagaaaaaaaaaaagacgaGCTACAATTCCTGTACATCAGCAATTCACAGCGGCCTTCGCATCCTATGTAGCTCTAAAACAGGATGAAAATGGATCAGGCCTTCCATATCAAAGAGAATTTGTCAGGGCTCAGCACAGTAAACCTTGTGGGAGGTGCGAGACACCTGTGCAGACGTCAAACAAGCTTGCAAGCTGATAGTCTATCACGTCACCTTGGTGATACGTCAGTTGCGCTAAATTGACAGCTGTTCATGTTGGTCTGTGTACTGTATGATTCCGCTGGATTGGCTTTGGTGCTTTGGCTTGAGGACGTGTCTGCTGTCAAACCCCCAAAGCCACCGGTACGCGGCCGAGGTTCTTTCAGCACACCAGGTGCAACTACATTTTGCAGATCAATTTCTGTTTGGTTAGATAGCATATTGACAACCTGCTTCATGGATGGCCTCTGCTGGGACGTGGCTTGTGTGCACAGCAGTGCCACCTTGATGAAACGAAGCATTTCCTCCTCTGGGTAGTTTTCCAGCTCTGGGTCAACAATTTCCAAGAGTCTTCCTTCTTCCCGCAGTTTCCATGTCTGCAGTTTAACCCATGTAATAAGTTCAGTCATTTTTCCGAAGTAGCTATTTCTTGAATGTAAACTTGTAAAGATAGAACACCATCGTCAACATGTACTGTGAGTCTGTCATGGAAAAAGTTGGTACTTATTAGGTGCATGTGTGATTCTACAGTCCATCAAGAGCTGATGTAATCATGGCAAATACTACAAGGCTTGCAGGTCCATACTTAATGGGAAACAGAGGGAAAAATGAGTTACCCATTCCACAAGAACATGCATATTAGGCCCCCAAGTCGACTTGCTGCTGCTTTCACCACTTATCACTTCAAGAAGAAGCACCCCAAAACTATATATGTCTGCTTTCTTGGTTAATTGTCCCAACAAAGCATACTCTGGTGCCAAATAACCCctgcaaaaaaaatatatattgagAGTTCAATGCAAGTATGTTATAGCAGACCATGCAAACTACAATTAGTCGATCAGCGCACTGGTAAACTGGCTGCAAAAATAACAAAATCGGTACACTTGGTAAAATCAGAATAGCACAATGAAAAGAAGTGACATGAAATACACATAACTTCATTGTATAAGCAAGTAAATACAGGAAATCTTTTCTTTTTGCAAGGAAGATACATAAAAAGATCCAGAGATGCACTAACATTGTTCCTGCAACACGCGTGCTAATGTGAGTGACAGTATCAGGAAAAAGCTTGGCCAATCCAAAATCTCCAATTTTCGGCAGCAGTTTTTTATCAAGTAAAACGTTGCTAGCCTTGATATCACGGTGGACAATGCGTGGTTGTGCTT harbors:
- the LOC136540901 gene encoding cold-responsive protein kinase 1-like isoform X1, encoding MGSSVGCLRGGSKSRQDQNGQVVAGSSPRSGHVLSRAGNNVQVFSLNEMKTATRNFHMLNCIGRGGFGAVYKGNLKDGTQIAIKKLAAESKQGISEFLTEINVISNVRHPNLVKLIGCCAEGSNRLLVYEYAENNSLANALLGPKNKCIPLDWQKRAAICIGTASGLAFLHEEAQPRIVHRDIKASNVLLDKKLLPKIGDFGLAKLFPDTVTHISTRVAGTMGYLAPEYALLGQLTKKADIYSFGVLLLEVISGESSSKSTWGPNMHVLVEWTWKLREEGRLLEIVDPELENYPEEEMLRFIKVALLCTQATSQQRPSMKQVVNMLSNQTEIDLQNVVAPGVLKEPRPRTGGFGGLTADTSSSQSTKANPAESYSTQTNMNSCQFSATDVSPR
- the LOC136540901 gene encoding cold-responsive protein kinase 1-like isoform X2, with the protein product MKTATRNFHMLNCIGRGGFGAVYKGNLKDGTQIAIKKLAAESKQGISEFLTEINVISNVRHPNLVKLIGCCAEGSNRLLVYEYAENNSLANALLGPKNKCIPLDWQKRAAICIGTASGLAFLHEEAQPRIVHRDIKASNVLLDKKLLPKIGDFGLAKLFPDTVTHISTRVAGTMGYLAPEYALLGQLTKKADIYSFGVLLLEVISGESSSKSTWGPNMHVLVEWTWKLREEGRLLEIVDPELENYPEEEMLRFIKVALLCTQATSQQRPSMKQVVNMLSNQTEIDLQNVVAPGVLKEPRPRTGGFGGLTADTSSSQSTKANPAESYSTQTNMNSCQFSATDVSPR